AGGAGAAACTTTTCATGAGACCTGATGTCATGAAAGCTTCCTTTGAAACTGATTCACAATTTAGAAACAGCATATTCTCAATCCCACTCAGGTGGACGAATACGTAACACATTCTAAATACTCCTAGTATGCCCTCACTTAGGCATCAGGAAGTAGACCAAGAGACCCCAAATCTAATTCCAGAGAAGTGGAGTGACCCTGGAATGTTGCCCCAAAGTGGGGATCACAAACCAAGCAAAACCCAACAGATAGCCCTTGTCATGGTTTGGAGGGCCCAGTCACCCCCGAACTCCAGAAAACGAGTGTTCTCAGGATGCCACAGTGAGCTAAGGTCCAGTCCCTTCTAGAATAGCCAGGTAACACATCTAGGGAAGATGTCCCCTGCTGTCCCTGAaatcctgggaaatcccatggacagaggagcctgacgggtccATGGTgctgccaaagagttggacatgcagCTGGTTGGGTACCAGACCATCATTAGGGACTGTGCTACCGTAGTGAGCTGAGCAGAAGGCAGAAGAGCCGCAGTGCCTAGTTGTGAGGGTGAGTTCCATACAGGGGAGAGTCGGATGGGGGAGTGGCTTTATGTTGACAAGTGCTTTATGTCCCCTTGCCCCTATTTTGTCTCTAGGGTACAGAACTGGCTATCTACTGTTAGTGAGATAAACTTGCCAAAGTAGACCACATTTACCCCCTTTTTATCCCAAAGAGTATTCACTGGCATATTTCAATATCAGGGATAATTTCATTATCTGCTGTCGTTTAGTCAAAGgataagttgtatccgactctttagtgaccccgtgcactgcagcactccaggcttccctgtcctttgaaatctcccagagtttgctcagactcccttccattgagtctgtgatgctgtccaaccatctcattttctgtcaccctcttctcctcctaccttcaatctttcccagcatcagggtcttttccatcagAGTCTTTTTGGCTCTTTAcctcagggggccaaagtattggagcttcagctttagcatcagtctttccaatgaatactcagggtttatTCCCTTTAGGATCGACTATGGAACTCCTTAGTCAagaggtttgatctcctttcagccaagggactctcaagagtcttctccagcaccataattcaaaagcatcaattcttcgacactcagctttcctcatggTCCACCTCTCACTTTCGTATGTGGCCACTGGAGAAACAAGAGCTTTGActtacagacctttgttggcaaagtgatgtctctactttttagtatgatgtctaggtttatcatagcttttcttccaaggaggaagcatcttttaatttgttggctgcagtcaccatccacaatgatttttatttttatcatcagcCTTTTACAAATTTTATTATCAGTCTTTTGCAATGCTGCCTCCTCCAGGTCTTCAGCCCAGACAACCCTGTGGACTTCGGCAAACACCCTGTagagggaccccttccagggcacTGCTTACCTTAAAGAAATCAGGAGATACTGTCAGTTGCATCAGCTCCTTGGGTTAATTTTATAGTAAATCATAGGGGGGTCTCCTAGAAAATCCAGAGAAATGGGCTTCTATCATTAAAAAAAGCCTTGAAAACTGTGTTGACATAGTAGCAGGTGAAGGTCAATCATAAGAATGTGAACTAGAGGGACAGAAAAATGTGATTCCACTGCAGCTTGAATGTTCCTCTCCTCTTTTACAGGAATTTGAAAGGGAAAAGCATGCCCACAGTATACTCCAGTTTCAGTTTGCTGAAGTGAAAGAGGCCctgaagcaaagagaagaaatgcTTGAGGTGAGTagcttttcatgtgtgtgtgtgtgtgtgtgtgtgtgtgtgtatgtgtgacttGGGAGCATTTTGTCAGTTTACTACCAAAGTTAATCAGTTTTCTTGGACACTGACTTCAGACGAATTCTCTATGCCAGCGTTAAGGAGGCAGCACCTTTTATTTGAGCAGATTCTCTTTCTTTGGTGGTTTTGGGTTTGTTCGAGGACGTGTGGAAGAGAGAATATTGGCCCCCTAAGATGTCCACGTCCCAATCCCTGGAACTGTAAGTCATGTTTCACAGCAAAGAGGACTTTGTAGATGGGATTGAGGACCTTGAGATGGGAGTCGATCCTGTATCATCCAGGTGGGCCCAGTGTGATGCTAAGAGTCCTCGTAAGAGGGAAGCAGAGTCAAAGGCAGATTAGGAGACGTGACCACGGGGTTGAAGGTCAGAGCCATGTGAGGGAGGGGCCCCAAGCCAGACTGTGGGCTCCCCTAGGAGCTTAAAGGAAGCGGGGAATAGATTCTGTCCCCACTCTGCCCCATCCCTGGTCTCCAGAAAAGACCCCAGGCTTGCCCACACCTTGGGGCCACTGCAAGACTTTTGAACTTCCGAGCcctagaactgtaagaaaataaacctGTGTTATTCTAAGCCACTGAATGTGTGGTTATTTGTTGCAGTGACAATAGGAAATTAATAcaggctagattttttttttaacctttttaactTGATTGGAACTTTAGCACCTGTCAGTGAGAATTTCACTCCAGGTTTTCTTCCTACACTGGGAGCTGGGAGCATCCTGAGAACAAACTCAGGATCAGTGAGCAAACCTGGTGCTGGGATCTCTGGGGCACTTGCTGGCTCCGGGGCCGTCCACACTGCAGAGTGCCTTCCTGTCTAACGCTGTGTCTGCTTTCTTTCTATCTGTCCCTATTCTTCAGGAAATCCGACAGCTACAGCAGAAACAGGCGAGTTATATCAGGGAGATTTCTGATCTTCAGGAAACAATAGAgtggaaagacaaaaaaataggGGTAGGACTCCCAAGCCTTTGACATCTGTGCAAGTGGGCAATCTGCCTAGCAAATTGAGCGCTTTCAGATTCTTTGGTTTGCCAAAAAGGCTTGTGTGAGTTTGCATGCGCCACTCCCCCCCTCTCGCCGCCACGTGACACAAAATGAATAAGAGAGAGATTGCACGAACTCACCCAAATGGACATTAACTCCAGATTGGAAATTGACTTTCAGCCAGGGAGGTTCCCACTTTGTCGGCACTGCTGGGCCCCGGCCTGCCTGTAAGCAGCCAGGCGCACAGAGATCAGAGGGGTGAGGACGTGCACCCGGCAGGTCCACGGGGGCTCAGACCTCTTGGAACGCCCTGCCGCCCGGGCTCCTTCTCAGAGGGCTTTGAGGAAGCTGCAAGGTGGCAGGCGCAGTGCCCCTCGAAGCCCCGCCTCAGGTCTCCCCAGGGAGGTGTCAGCGTCTCTctccccaaggagagaggcagTCCACCTGCATTCAGGAGTGCTGGGTGGGCAGAGAGGAGCCCACTTAGCTAAGGAACGGTTCTGCCCTGTGATGCCAGACAGCTTCCAGACCACAGCGACTCACGGCCATCTCTAGACGTTGGAGCAAGGCTCGGCGCCTTTACATTGTGAGGCTGCGCCTTGCTTTCACTCTGACGCACTCACAGACACTTCCCGAGGAttttgtgtgcatgtctgtgtgcgCGCTGTGCTTGCTTCAGGACCACTCTATGCTTATCTGTGACAACAGACACCAAGAAGCAACGTACAAAAATAGTCAGATTGCTATTAAATAAAACAGTTGTCACTGGGGGTTCATAAGCATATCTCCATTTACCCCTCATTGAAATGGGTGCAGTGCTTCTGTTACTTCTCTGACGATGCTGTGAAACCACAGACTGAGCCAGGACAGGATGTGAAAAAGAGAGCATCCTTCAAAATACTGATGTCGTTCAGGGAGCATGCACAGCGACATTTCTTGGCTGGCGTAAACTACATGAAAAGCTTCACACTTGCGCTGCGTTTGTGTCTTTAAGTGTAGTCTGTTGAATGCCTTGCCGATGTCAGCGTTTTCCTTAGTATTCATAGAAGCCTCCTTCCTAGTCCTGCTTCTGAGGTCATCTGCTCACCTGTGcctatcttctctctctctgctctgctaCACACTCAGGCgttagagagacagaaagagttcTTTGATTCCGTGAGGAGTGAACGAGACGATCTTAGAGAAGAAGTAGTCATGCTGAAAGAGGAATTAAAGGTACGAAGCCAaagtatggtttaaaaaaaaaaacaggcaacaGCAGCAGCTCCAAGATCCTCAAGGATGAGTGTGTGTGGATAGTGGTGTTCATTAATTTTATGACGTTGATTTTTGTTCCATTAGTAATGTCAAATCGTGGGTTCACTGACCCCAGAAAGTAAAGTCTGTACATCCTGTGGGGGCATGCCCATTGCCTGTCGGTGTTTACAAGCATATCTGATCTTGAAGGCAATTCTGATTTCCAAGAATTTGTTTTGACAAGCTGTCTAAATGTTTTCTCAAACTCGTTAGTAAATTCTCCAGGACATTACTCCAAGTTAGAGTAGATCTTTgcttcatataaatatatatatatcaaggcTGGACTGTAAGGACCTTTCTGGCTGGACAGTGTATAGGTGTCACTGGTCAGACTgggagatctcatggactgtaggtaGTTCTGTGTCCTGTCTGGGCCACGTCTAGGGGTCTTCTGCTGCCAGCTGGACGCTGAGTGAAATAAACAAGCGGGCAGCAGCGGGGGTCAGAGCTCTGGGTGGACTCTCGGCACCATAGGAGGAGGTGCTGAGTCTAGGGGTTGTGGCCACAGACTGGCTCCTGCATCGCCAACAGAAACATCAATGTCAGCTACTTACAATGAAAGGTCAAGGTCAGAACAGTAAGCCAGCAGGGTCAGAGCTCAGAGTCACAGAAATCCTCCTCACCAGGGTGTGAGTACACATGGAGGGTTGGGGAATTCCTCCAAAGCAGAAGAGAAAGTGCTGTAGACGGCaggagggcgggagggagggggtggttcGGGGTGAAGCGGGTATCCTGGCACTGTGAAGTGCAGCTGAGTTTAAAGTGCTTTGCTATGTGaaagaaagtgtgaaagtcactcggtcgtgtcctactctttgtgaccccatgaacagtccatggaattctccaggccagaatactggagtgggtagcctttcccttctccaggggatcttcccaacccagggatcgaacccaggcctcccacactgcaggcagactctttaccagctgagccacaagggaagctatcAAGTGAGCACAAACTGTATTTCTTTGGAATACAACAGACATTCCAGCCGACTTTCACCCTTCCTTTCAGTCAGAACAcgtacattttctttctttacctctgtgtctccTTTTAAAGAACACAACCGGGGTTTTAGAGGTAAAGACCCTTTTATGGTGATGTGCTTCATGTTCCACTTTCTGGCCGCCTGAAGTTAAAAAGGGATGCCAGATGAAAGCATTTTGTCACCAGTGCATTAAGATGTGGATGGGAACATGTAAGAAAGAAGGGCCCTTGGAGGAAGACTTCCCAGATCTGTGTGTGTTGATAGAATATTTGCAGGGGTGGAGCCTAACAATTCTCTATCTCTGTAGAGTTTTCCTCTGCTTAGGGAAAAGTGAGGTTTCTTACAattactatttataaaatgaagtttaaCTCTGTATCACTTAGTAAGTATTACGATGAGCCTGTTTTTATTCCCAGAAACATGGAATAATACTAAATTCAGAAATAGCTACCAATGGAGAGATGCCAGACACTCTGAACAGCATTGCCTTGCAAACTTCTACAAAAATGACGAAGGAAGAGCTGAATGCCCTCCAGGCGACAGGGGACGGGACCCTCGGTAAGTTCGTGCTTTCCTTTGACCCTCCCATCTTCCGGTCAGCACTGGTCCACCTCCATGCATTGGTAGAGCTGACTTGGTCATCACTGATCGATTAACCATCACCCGGCATGCCCTGCATTCTGTCACTTCATGGGAACTTCCTCACCACACGGTGCCACCACCCATGTGTGTTGTCTGGTGTGTACTTCGGTTCATTGCTCACCACCAAAGGCTTAAGAATatgtttcttttgcttctcaaaGCTACCAGTGAGACTGTGAATACAcggaaaataatctcaaaattcaGTGACAGTGTTGACATTTCTATTAGGGTTTTCCTCAGTTATGTGCCAAATATGGCGTTGTGACTTACTTTGTTACAGAATTGTCAAAAGAGCAGAATAGCAGTGGCTGTACAGTGAGTGAGTTGACTGTGTCTGCAAGCCGATGCTGCGAGTCCCGTGCACCGTTAAGCGTTCTGAGAGCCTGAGGTGCCTGTGGACAGTAGAcggacagggagccctgggtggtggggagatggacagggagccctggggtGTGAGTGTGGTCGGTGTGGACAGCTTTCCTTACAAACAAGAGTCTGAATGTGTCTGCCCATTTGGCAGAGGTGATGTTCCCTTGTATGTCATGTTTTTGCTTCTGAAAGAGTATAAATTGAGGAACCCAATAGATAGTAGGAATATGTTATACAATTTGCAGATACCTGAGCAGATCCACCAGTTAATATTTGTCATAATACTGGGCTTTGGTCAGCATCTGATGGACAGCCTAAAATTGTAGCTGGCAAATAAAGCCTCCCTTGCAACCGGTGATCAGTTGCATTTCAGCTTTTCACAGCGAGGCTGGGACAAGGTCAGGGACCAtggctttcatttccatttggaAGGTTCTCCATGGAAGTGGAGAAAGCTGTAGGCCCAGCTTCCCAGGTCTGCCTTTCCAGAACGTGCTTCATTATCTGATGGCTATTCAAGAACCACAGCTCTTTTCATCATGTTGAAGTTACTGAAAGAAAGTAAATGATGAATGTCCATCCTCTCTTTATGTTCCTACCTGAGCAGCTAGGATTCACCCTGCTGCtcttatacattttataaatccTTGATAACTGCTGTGTAACACATACTTAAAGAACTAGAAACATGCATTTTGTGTATGCACATATTTTTGGATCGTATATAGTAAAGAATTGTGGGAGCTTCCCAATAcgtatgtttatttttcatttctatgtgtaatatttaattaatataaaacagACACAATACCAGAGATTCTTAAGGGATGAAGCAAAGGTGACTGTGAATGGAATCCTGCTTGTCTGTCCATTTTCCCTGGAGACTGCTGGTCCTAAGTCACCAAGCTGTGATTTTCAGTGACATGGCAGCTCCCACACTGGAGTGTTGTTTGTGTTGAGAACCCAAAATGCAATTCTTCATTTCAAAGCAGTAACAGATTCTTTCATTCATAAGTCTTTAATCAGTGAATGGTTTATGTTTGATTAAGTGGTCTCTTGATCAGAGGCATTGGCCTCCTGCTGTAGCCGCCCCCCTGTCCCTCTGGGACAGAACAGGGGTATAAAGGGCACAGGCTGCTTCCCCAGGAAGACAGGGAATAGGGACGGAGGGTGGAGTTCTTTTTACCTCCATGAGCAGTTTCCAAAGTGGCTTCCTTGAGATGGACCTCGAGGCTGAGTTTCTCCAGATGAACTGAGTGTTTCTTTTAAAAGCCATCTGAAGGCTGCTCTTAGAGCCGGGTGACGTGCATGCAATTTGACAGCTGGAAGAGTAGGCGTGGCTCCCTTGTGCATCCAGAAATGAGAACGGGGACCACGAACCTTGAGTCATTCTGAAACCCCTCGTCTTGGACGGCTGGGCTGTCTGATCTGGAGCTCTTCCTTGTTTGTTAGAAGTTCCCCTCTGAGAGCCCGTGCACCCCACATGGCAGCAGCGTGGCGGCAGTGGCCTCCGCTGACCCAGCGTTTGCTCACGCGATGGCCGCTTGCCACACGGAACTGGCAGAGGCTTCTGTCCGCGTGCTTCTCTGATGGCGCTCTCTCTCTCTAGGAGCGGGGttggctggggaagagaacaTGTGTTTACACTGTAATTTGTGTTGTATGGTCAACCACATCATGGGGTCCCTTCAATTTTCTCAATGGTCTTTTAGGAAGAGCCAATGAAGTGGAGGTGAAAAATGAAATGGTGGAGCatgaggggaaaagagaaatcTTGCAGAACTCTGAGCAAAGACAGCACAAAGAGGACCCGGGAGAGGACTGTGTGGACACAGAGGTGTTACATCCTGGTGACAATGCCGAGGACCAGAAAACCTCTGAAGACAGTGCCCCCTCCCCAGGAACATTAGTCAGTTCCGAGAATGAGGAACAGGGTCAAAGCCAAATTCTAGAAAATTCTGCTTCCTTCCCTGCAGACACCCAGCAGGTTGAGTCAAGTGAGGTCATAAACAGTGAACTAGTTGGTGAAATCCCAGATCCTGGGATTGGGCGGGGCAGTGGTAATGCTTTGGATATCGAAAATCAAAGGGAAGAATCTGCtcaagaacaggaaaaaggaaaacaggaagattTGAAGACCACCTTGGGAGAGATGAGCACAAAACCATGTCAGGAGTCTGCTCCTCCGCAGATCTCTGAGGCTGAACAGGAGAGCAGTGCAGACCCTAGCAAGCAGAGTGGGAGCCCCACAAAGGCTGAGCCAGAGGCAGGGCTCACggggctgggggagcagggggGCGGTGCAGCCTCAGGTCCTCTAAGTGGTAGTGATGACCCAGGGAGTCACCATGAAAAATGCCTGGTAGATGCCCCGGAGGGGTCAGACCCCAGCGCAGGGCAGGATGTAGAGAAGGAACTTGCCAACCAGGAGGTAGCTGAGCCCAGGGAGGCCCCAGTTCAGAGCACAGAGGCAGGTGGGGAgaacaaggaggaggaggaggatgaaggaAGGAACTTAAGGGAGGTGAAACCAATTGAGCTAGAGGTCCAAACCAGCCCTTGTTCTCCCAAAGCCGAAAGCAGTCCTCAGGAGGTGACGGACCCAAGGGTGGAAGATGCTGAAAGTGAACCCCTGGATGTGAAAGACCCCAATGAGGAGAATGATCAACAGGGAGAGGCATTGGATTTGTCGCAAAAGaagacgaagagcaagaaaaagaaaaacaagaagaaaaaatcacCGGCACCTGCAGAGATCAAAGATGTTCAGAAAGAGTTAACATTTCAGAACCCAgatttaagtgaagtgaaagaagagCAGGGAAAAATCACTAATGAAGAACCGGTTGTAAATGCCCAAAACGAGGTTAGTAAAACCCCAAAACAGAACAGTGTAGCAGAGGGCAGTGAAAATAGTGATGGTCCAGAAAATCCTGAAGTTGAATTGGATGGAAAGCTTAACCAAGACGATGCTGCTGTAAACACTAAGGCTGATGGAGACACATTGGATTTTGAAGATAATATGATTCAGTCGTCAGGCACTAATAAAGAATTAGACGAATGTGCTGTAAAAGATGAGGCTGAGGAAGATGGCAGGGCTCCCAGTGGTCCTCCAGGTCCAGAAAATATAGAGGTGCCCAGCAGTGCCCTGCTCGAAGATGGAAGTCCTGCAAAGGACACTAACGATGCCTCCCAAACAGAAGGCACAGAAGGGCATGTGATGCCAGAAAGTCTAGATCAGACAGTCAGAGAGTTTTCAGACAGTGTTCATTTAGAAAACGATGGCCTGGCAGCAGCAGATGAGGCGGGGGACTTTAattcagaaagcaaggaagagaaGACAGGTGGGACCGGGAAGGGCAGAAACAAAGAGGACTGCACCATGTCGTAGGTCAGGGCAGGTCCTGGGGAGGGGCCAAGACTGCACAGCAAGTCCGCTGGGAGAGACTCAGAGAATGTTCTAGATCAGTATAGATGCACCGAAGGACAGTCAGCCACCAGGTTATCTACTCCTTCAAGCTATATAGACTGTTACCTGTAGATTTCTATTTCATCATTAAAGTTATCACACTGATGAGAAGGACTCTTCTGTTATCAGAGTAAGTTCTTACGGGGAGCATTCCAGAAGTATCAGGCAGTGATGTGTACTGTTTTGTTTCTGCTTAAAATCAAAATCCAAACATTTAGCTTTTGCTTTAAGCTGATATGAATGTGCGTATTCTTGACCAAATGTATCAGCATCTAACTGAAAGGACCAAATAGTATCCTGAGATTTCCACATTATAATTTAAGTGGTCTCGTTTAAACATATGTGCATTCATATTTGATtttcatatgtataatataacctgtatggtattttatttaaaaagacataaacagCAAAGCAGTGTATAGGTCACTGAGTCATGAGATTTGCACCTTAGGACAATAATTTATCACATGAGGGATAGCAAATAGCTTGCTTGCCTTTACCTCATACAAGTATCTTATCTCAGACCAATACTTTTCCATCTCATTCTTGAGGATACCTGAATTTATTTTGTAGGAGATTTTGACTTTGTGCCAATTATGTACCAAAGTTATTTTATGCAAAGACTTTTTTTGTTCTGAAAGAGATATATGTTGTAATTGCATTTCCTACTGCAGGATTTGGGCAGGGAGAAtcatttctgaaatttatttttttaaccttaaaattaGTTATCTTTGTATTTGTCTAATCATTATTCAGTAGAGCAACACAAAAGGACCCTTGTGCAAACTGCTGAGTCGAGTCTAACAGGATATTTTTAATAGTTGAATCACTTTTGGTTATTTtggtataaatattttcatttgttgtttttcagtatattctTAGTGAAAATTTGTTGTTTTGATCCtcctaaacaaaatatatattttctatatgaagaaacattttaaaataattgtaaagttaaataaaaatcattGTAAAATATTACAAGGGGATGTACAGTATGAATGCTATTGACACTTTATGAGATCACATGACTTCATATTATTGTTACAAGGTATAATTGAAtgcaaaaaagaccaaaaacctcAACAAAACTTGAGGCAAACGGAAGTGTTACTATGTCATTGAAATAAAGacgttttataattttataagccTGTGATTTCACTCTTGTGCTACTTGAATTCTGGTTGTGGCTACATAATGCTATCTTTAATCTACTTTTGTCTGCTTCTGGGTTGCTGATTCCCAGTCAGGGTTCCATAGAGAACTCCTGCTTCATGGCCTTTGCCGATAGCGAATAGCTCCACTCCTGGCATCCACCCTGGGGCCAGTGTTGGACCGTCCTTGAGCAAGATCTTTTCCTCAGAGAATCTCCTGTGATCTGTGGTTCTGATGAAGAGCTCAGTTGAGAAAAGTCTCCATCCCGTGCTTTCGGGTGCTTACAGGTGCTGACATTTAGACTGTTTCAAAGAGGATGATGGGAACTTCAAATAAACACTATTTCTGCATCCTGTCCTAAAGCAGGGGACAATGGAACTGACCAGTTCTGTCCACTTACGCCACGTGCATAGGAAACTAGGAGGCCTGCTAGACCATCAGGCCCAAGGGCCTCCACAGACTTGCAAGTCGGTGTCTCTAACTTTAGCAAAGCTCTGCTCGGACTGGAATACACTCTGTGAAGCAGCCCTCCTTCCTAACTTTCAAGGCCTCTGGGGAAGTGATTCAAGAGCCGAACTCACTCCATGGTGAGCTCATAAAAACCTTTTAAagtctttcctctgtttctcatGTTATTCAACAGCACATTTAAGGGCCTTGCAGTACACTTCCCATCCCTCAGCAGTCTCAGCTGTTCACTCCTGCATTTAATCAATGAACATGTAGATCACCTCCTATATAGAAGGTGCTGGGAGCAAGCACATAGGACCAGCCTCTAGGGGGAGCAGGAGCTGAGAATTGCAAAGGGGAGCAAAAGAGAAGACAAGGATTCTAAAGGGTCAAACGATTCTTGATCATCTAAGAGCCTTCATTATGAACATCAGTGACTCTGCTCCGAGGACGAAATGATATTACTTCACCCAGTAATTAATGTGCAGGTGAAGGCCCCTGAATTACCAAGAAATGGTTGCCTCTGGTGTATTTGGTGTTGGAAGGCATGGGAGTCGtgaattggccaaaaagttcatttgagtttttctataccatcttatggaaaaacccgaatgaactttttgcccAACCTAATATATAAGGCAGTTTGGAAAGATCGCAATGTCAAACGAATCAGACTCAGAAAAGAATAGAAAGGTTACCCGCCAAACACATCCCCAGAGTAACCTGGACCGCTGAGGTTTCACTATAATAAGGACAGAGAAAAACATGGATCACTGATTCTTTAAATCAAAAAGCTGGGATATTTTTCAGCCTCAAACCAGAAC
This portion of the Cervus canadensis isolate Bull #8, Minnesota chromosome 2, ASM1932006v1, whole genome shotgun sequence genome encodes:
- the LRRFIP1 gene encoding leucine-rich repeat flightless-interacting protein 1 isoform X32, translating into MTNPAAAQNQEIDCLSPEAQRLAEARLAAKRAARAEAREIRMKELERQQKEIYQVQKKYYGLDTKWGDIEQWMEDSERYSHRSRRNTSASDEDERMSVGSRGSLRVEERPEKDFTEKGSRSLPGLSAATLASLGGTSSRRGSGDTSISIDTEASIREIKELNELKDQIQDVEGKYMQGLKEMKDSLAEVEEKYKKAMVSNAQLDNEKTNFMYQVDTLKDMLLELEEQLAESRRQYEEKSKEFEREKHAHSILQFQFAEVKEALKQREEMLEEIRQLQQKQASYIREISDLQETIEWKDKKIGALERQKEFFDSVRSERDDLREEVVMLKEELKKHGIILNSEIATNGEMPDTLNSIALQTSTKMTKEELNALQATGDGTLGRANEVEVKNEMVEHEGKREILQNSEQRQHKEDPGEDCVDTEVLHPGDNAEDQKTSEDSAPSPGTLVSSENEEQGQSQILENSASFPADTQQVESSEVINSELVGEIPDPGIGRGSGNALDIENQREESAQEQEKGKQEDLKTTLGEMSTKPCQESAPPQISEAEQESSADPSKQSGSPTKAEPEAGLTGLGEQGGGAASGPLSGSDDPGSHHEKCLVDAPEGSDPSAGQDVEKELANQEVAEPREAPVQSTEAGGENKEEEEDEGRNLREVKPIELEVQTSPCSPKAESSPQEVTDPRVEDAESEPLDVKDPNEENDQQGEALDLSQKKTKSKKKKNKKKKSPAPAEIKDVQKELTFQNPDLSEVKEEQGKITNEEPVVNAQNEVSKTPKQNSVAEGSENSDGPENPEVELDGKLNQDDAAVNTKADGDTLDFEDNMIQSSGTNKELDECAVKDEAEEDGRAPSGPPGPENIEVPSSALLEDGSPAKDTNDASQTEGTEGHVMPESLDQTVREFSDSVHLENDGLAAADEAGDFNSESKEEKTGGTGKGRNKEDCTMS
- the LRRFIP1 gene encoding leucine-rich repeat flightless-interacting protein 1 isoform X14 codes for the protein MTNPAAAQNQEIDCLSPEAQRLAEARLAAKRAARAEAREIRMKELERQQKEIYQVQKKYYGLDTKWGDIEQWMEDSERYSHRSRRNTSASDEDERMSVGSRGSLRSQPDLEYGGPYAWTNGYDGDLYGSQSLSRRSGRNSSYSGDSRFSTLSSSREDTLASVSDESSLGGARRGSACGSQALGGQASELSGHFKSSSRASSRASSARASPVVEERPEKDFTEKGSRSLPGLSAATLASLGGTSSRRGSGDTSISIDTEASIREIKELNELKDQIQDVEGKYMQGLKEMKDSLAEVEEKYKKAMVSNAQLDNEKTNFMYQVDTLKDMLLELEEQLAESRRQYEEKSKEFEREKHAHSILQFQFAEVKEALKQREEMLEEIRQLQQKQASYIREISDLQETIEWKDKKIGALERQKEFFDSVRSERDDLREEVVMLKEELKKHGIILNSEIATNGEMPDTLNSIALQTSTKMTKEELNALQATGDGTLGRANEVEVKNEMVEHEGKREILQNSEQRQHKEDPGEDCVDTEVLHPGDNAEDQKTSEDSAPSPGTLVSSENEEQGQSQILENSASFPADTQQVESSEVINSELVGEIPDPGIGRGSGNALDIENQREESAQEQEKGKQEDLKTTLGEMSTKPCQESAPPQISEAEQESSADPSKQSGSPTKAEPEAGLTGLGEQGGGAASGPLSGSDDPGSHHEKCLVDAPEGSDPSAGQDVEKELANQEVAEPREAPVQSTEAGGENKEEEEDEGRNLREVKPIELEVQTSPCSPKAESSPQEVTDPRVEDAESEPLDVKDPNEENDQQGEALDLSQKKTKSKKKKNKKKKSPAPAEIKDVQKELTFQNPDLSEVKEEQGKITNEEPVVNAQNEVSKTPKQNSVAEGSENSDGPENPEVELDGKLNQDDAAVNTKADGDTLDFEDNMIQSSGTNKELDECAVKDEAEEDGRAPSGPPGPENIEVPSSALLEDGSPAKDTNDASQTEGTEGHVMPESLDQTVREFSDSVHLENDGLAAADEAGDFNSESKEEKTGGTGKGRNKEDCTMS
- the LRRFIP1 gene encoding leucine-rich repeat flightless-interacting protein 1 isoform X37 translates to MTNPAAAQNQEIDCLSPEAQRLAEARLAAKRAARAEAREIRMKELERQQKEIYQVQKKYYGLDTKWGDIEQWMEDSERYSHRSRRNTSASDEDERMSVGSRGSLRVEERPEKDFTEKDSLAEVEEKYKKAMVSNAQLDNEKTNFMYQVDTLKDMLLELEEQLAESRRQYEEKSKEFEREKHAHSILQFQFAEVKEALKQREEMLEEIRQLQQKQASYIREISDLQETIEWKDKKIGALERQKEFFDSVRSERDDLREEVVMLKEELKKHGIILNSEIATNGEMPDTLNSIALQTSTKMTKEELNALQATGDGTLGRANEVEVKNEMVEHEGKREILQNSEQRQHKEDPGEDCVDTEVLHPGDNAEDQKTSEDSAPSPGTLVSSENEEQGQSQILENSASFPADTQQVESSEVINSELVGEIPDPGIGRGSGNALDIENQREESAQEQEKGKQEDLKTTLGEMSTKPCQESAPPQISEAEQESSADPSKQSGSPTKAEPEAGLTGLGEQGGGAASGPLSGSDDPGSHHEKCLVDAPEGSDPSAGQDVEKELANQEVAEPREAPVQSTEAGGENKEEEEDEGRNLREVKPIELEVQTSPCSPKAESSPQEVTDPRVEDAESEPLDVKDPNEENDQQGEALDLSQKKTKSKKKKNKKKKSPAPAEIKDVQKELTFQNPDLSEVKEEQGKITNEEPVVNAQNEVSKTPKQNSVAEGSENSDGPENPEVELDGKLNQDDAAVNTKADGDTLDFEDNMIQSSGTNKELDECAVKDEAEEDGRAPSGPPGPENIEVPSSALLEDGSPAKDTNDASQTEGTEGHVMPESLDQTVREFSDSVHLENDGLAAADEAGDFNSESKEEKTGGTGKGRNKEDCTMS